Proteins from one Mycolicibacter virginiensis genomic window:
- the mce gene encoding methylmalonyl-CoA epimerase, whose product MTTESVADPCEVRPALASALVTAVDHVGIAVPDLEVAKKWYHDKLGMIVLHEEVNEEQGIVEAMLAVRGAPVGSAQIQLMAPIDESSTIAKFLDKRGPGLQQLAYRTSDIDTLSERLREQGVRLLYEAPRRGTSNSRINFIHPKDAGGVLVELVEPAANPEAH is encoded by the coding sequence ATGACCACCGAATCCGTCGCTGACCCTTGTGAGGTACGTCCCGCCCTGGCCTCGGCCTTGGTGACGGCGGTCGACCACGTCGGTATCGCGGTCCCGGACCTGGAAGTGGCCAAGAAGTGGTACCACGACAAGCTCGGGATGATCGTGCTGCACGAAGAGGTCAACGAGGAGCAGGGCATCGTCGAGGCGATGCTCGCGGTGCGCGGTGCCCCGGTCGGTAGCGCCCAGATTCAGCTGATGGCCCCGATCGACGAGTCTTCGACCATCGCGAAGTTCCTGGACAAGCGCGGCCCCGGCCTGCAGCAGCTGGCCTACCGGACCAGCGATATCGACACGCTCTCCGAGCGGCTGCGCGAGCAGGGTGTCCGGTTGCTCTATGAGGCACCGCGGCGCGGCACGTCGAACTCGCGGATCAACTTCATCCACCCCAAGGACGCCGGCGGCGTGCTGGTCGAGCTGGTCGAACCGGCCGCGAACCCGGAAGCGCACTGA
- a CDS encoding acetyl-CoA C-acetyltransferase has product MTTSVIVAGARTPIGRLMGSLKDFSGSDLGAVAIAGALEKAQVPASLVQYVIMGQVLTAGAGQMPARQAAVGAGIGWDVPTLTINKMCLSGINAIAMADQLIRAGEFDVVVAGGQESMSKAPHLLLDSRSGYKYGDVTVRDHLAYDGLHDVFTDQPMGALTEQRNDEDKFTRAEQDEFAAESHRRAAAAWKDGVFADEVVPVKIPQRKGDPLEFTEDEGIRANTTAESLSGLKPAFRKDGTITAGSSSQISDGAAAVVVMSKAKAQELGLDWLCEIGAHGVVAGPDSTLQSQPANAIKKAIEREGISVDRLDVVEINEAFAAVSLASTRELGLNGDVVNVHGGAIAVGHPIGMSGARITLHAALELKRRGSGYAVAALCGAGGQGDALILRAG; this is encoded by the coding sequence ATGACGACATCGGTGATCGTTGCTGGGGCTCGGACCCCGATCGGCCGGTTGATGGGTTCGCTGAAGGATTTCTCCGGTAGCGACTTGGGCGCCGTGGCCATTGCCGGGGCTCTGGAGAAGGCGCAGGTACCGGCGTCGCTGGTGCAGTACGTGATCATGGGCCAGGTGCTCACCGCGGGTGCCGGCCAGATGCCGGCTCGGCAGGCGGCGGTGGGCGCCGGCATCGGCTGGGACGTGCCGACGTTGACCATCAACAAGATGTGTCTGTCGGGAATCAACGCCATCGCCATGGCTGACCAGCTGATTCGCGCCGGCGAATTCGACGTGGTGGTGGCCGGCGGCCAGGAGTCCATGAGCAAGGCTCCCCACCTGCTGCTGGACAGCCGGTCGGGCTACAAGTACGGCGACGTGACGGTGCGCGACCACCTCGCCTACGACGGTCTGCACGACGTCTTCACCGACCAGCCGATGGGCGCGCTCACCGAGCAGCGCAACGACGAGGACAAGTTCACCCGCGCTGAGCAGGACGAGTTTGCCGCCGAGTCGCACCGTAGGGCCGCAGCGGCCTGGAAGGACGGCGTTTTCGCCGACGAGGTGGTGCCGGTGAAGATCCCGCAGCGCAAGGGGGATCCGCTGGAGTTCACCGAGGACGAGGGCATCCGGGCCAACACCACTGCCGAGTCGCTGTCGGGGCTCAAGCCGGCGTTCCGCAAGGACGGCACCATCACCGCCGGCTCGTCGTCGCAGATCTCCGACGGCGCCGCCGCAGTGGTCGTGATGAGCAAGGCCAAGGCGCAGGAGCTGGGTCTGGACTGGCTGTGCGAGATCGGCGCCCACGGCGTCGTGGCCGGGCCGGATTCGACCCTGCAGTCCCAGCCGGCCAATGCCATCAAGAAGGCGATCGAGCGCGAGGGGATCTCGGTCGACCGACTCGACGTGGTGGAGATCAATGAGGCCTTTGCCGCGGTGTCGCTGGCCTCGACCCGGGAGCTGGGGCTGAACGGCGACGTGGTCAACGTGCACGGCGGCGCGATCGCCGTGGGGCACCCGATCGGGATGTCCGGTGCGCGGATCACGCTGCACGCCGCCCTGGAGCTCAAGCGGCGCGGTTCGGGCTATGCGGTGGCTGCGCTATGCGGTGCCGGCGGCCAGGGCGACGCGTTGATTCTGCGTGCGGGGTAG